The DNA window TCCAGGCTGTCGGCGCGGAGGACGGACTCCTGCTGGAACGCCTTCTTGTAGTCCTTGCGGATGGCCTCGATCTCCTTGTTCGCACCGCGATCGTCCAGCGGGTAGAGCAGAACGACGACGAACGACTTCTCCTCGATCGGGCCGGTGGACCCGTTGAACTGGCCCTCGCCGGTGAGCTGGGTGAGGCCGTCGGGGAAGCGCGGGGTGACGTACTTGTCGACGAACGTGTCGAACTGCGCGTCGGTGACCGGCGGCTTGTTGTCGGGACGGGCCGAGCCGAAGTAGAGCTCGGTCCGGCGGAAGATGTCGCCGGGCCGCGGCTGGTGCTGGGTGCCGCTGACTGAGCTGGCGGCCGCGGGTGCGGCGTCCGGCTGAGCATCCGGCGCGGCGGCGGCGCTGAGTCCGACGATCGACGCGACCCCGGCCACCGCGAGTCCGAGCGGCAACAAGGACTGCTTGACAGTGCTGTTCTTCATGTGGGGTTCCTTGTCCAAAGCTTGCTTGTTCATCAGGCGCCCTTCGAGTCAGCGGCGAGTACCTCTGAGACCACGCGTTCGGCGGACTCGAGGGCACCGTTCATCCAGGCGATCCAGAGCGAGGTGTGCTCGCCGGCGAAGTGGACACGGCCCTCGACCTTGCGCATCGCTGGCCACATCCAGGTCAGGTCGCCGGGTTGCACCCAGCCGGTCACGCCGCCGGCCCACTTGTCCTCCTGCCAGGTGTGGGTGGCGACGCCGACGATCTGGTCGTCCATCCCCGGCAGCGCCTTGCGGAACTGCTTGCGCATCGCGTCGATCCGGCGATGTCCGTACGCGGCGAAGTCGACCGCGTCCTGGCCGAGCATGTAGCTCTGCACCATGCCGTAGTGCGGATCGGTCTGCTGCGACGTCGTGTCCCAGATCCGTCCGGCGAACGTGTCCGTACCGACGAGCTGCAAGCCACCCAACGCGCCGAGCGGGTCGGAACGCCAGAACGGCTTGCGGGTCTGGAAGTAGGCGCGAGCCGCCGGGTAGTACCGCAGCTTCTTGATCGCGGCCATCTTGTTCGCGGAGAACGGTGTCGCGATGTTGACCCGGCGCAGCGGCGCGAACGGCATCGCGACGATCATCCGGTCGGCGCGCAGCTCGTGCCGGCGGCCATGCCTGTCCTCGTACGACACGGTCACGCCATGGGCGTCCTGCGCGATCCGCTTGACCACCGAGCGGTACTTGACCCGCTGCCCGAGCGCCTTCGCGAACGCGTACGGCAGCTTGTCGTTCCCGCCGTCGATGCTCCGCAGCTGTTCGCCGTTCGCGATCGACTCCACCGCGAACCCGGCGAGCGCGTTGACCTGAAGGATGTTGCCGTGGTCCGCTCGGAACCAGTCGAGCCAGGTGTCCGAAGCCCCCTGCGACTTCGCGTAGCCGCCGAACGTGGTGTCGTCGAGCTCCTTGGTAGCGGGGAACTTCTTCGGCCACGCGGAGTCGAAGATGTCGCCGAGCTTGCCGAACCCGCTGCCGAGGTAGTCGCCCACCTTCCCGTTCGGGTCGGGCTGCTCGTTCTCCCCCAACGTGATAGGCCATCGCTTACCAGCCGGGGGTGCAAGGAATCGCTTGCCCTGCAGGTAGAAGGCCCGCGTCCCGGTGTCGTACTCGCGCAGCGGCAGGCCGAACTCCTTGACGTACTTGTGCGTGTACTCGTGCACCTCGAAGATGCGGACCGCGCCCATCTCAGCGTGTCCGCCGCGACGCAGCCCGTCGCGCCTGGTGTAGACGCGACCGCCGGGGCGGTCCTGCGCCTCGAGCACCTTGACGTCGTACCCGCGCTTCATCAGGTTGTACGCCGACGCCAGACCCGCAAGTCCGGCACCAAGGATCACGACCCGCTTCTTGTGCGTCCCCGCCGATGCCGGCGCGTTCGCCAAGCTGGCAAGGGGAAAGGCGGCTCCCACGACGGCGAGCTTCTGGAGGAACGCCCGCCTGTCGACGGAGTCGTTCATCGAACGACCTCCATCTGCGCCATCATTCCGGCGTCGGCGTGGCCGAGCAGGTGGCAGTGGTAGAGGTACCGCCCGGTGAAGTCCCCGAACCTCATGATCAGCCGGATGCTCGAGCCTGCCTCGATCGTGACGCTGTCCTTCCAGCCGGCCTCGTGCGCCGCCGGCGGCTTGCCGTCGCGGTCGAGGATGTGGAACTGCACCAGGTGGGTGTGGAACACGTGCGGGATCGGCAGCTCCGGAGCCTCGGTGTTGCGGACGGTCCAGATCTCGGTGGCGCCGAGTTTCGGCTTGATGTCGATCCGGGCCGGGTCGAACGCCTTCCCGTTGATCAGCATCTGGCCGACCTCGAGGTTGGAGCGCAAGTCGAACGTACGGTGCTTGCTGGCTCGCTTGGGGTCGAGCCGGTGCAGGTGGACGAGCTTCTTCGGGATCGGGTGGACGTACCCCTGGGCCTTCTTCGTCACGTCGAAGCGCATGACCTCGGCGCGGTTGCCGAAGAAGTTGACCGCGTTCCTCAGCACGATCTTCGCGCCGAGAGCGACCTTCGAGAAGTCGACGATCACGTCGTACCGTTCCGACGGCGCGATCGGCAGATGCTGAACGGGGACAGGCTTCTCGAGCAGGCCGCCGTCGTTGCCGATCACGTAGAGCGGCGCGCCGTTGTCCAGGCTCAGGTCGACGAGTCCGTCCATCGACGAGCCGTTCAGGAGCCGGAAGCGGTACGGCCGCCGCTCGACCTCGAAGCGCGGGTGCGCGACGCCGTTCACCAACGTGACGTCGCCGGCGAACTCACCCGGAACAGGCAGCCGGAACGAGTTGTCGTCGTTGAAGAAGCGGTCCTGGATGATGAGGGGCACGTCGTACTTGCCACGCGGGAGGTCCAGCCGGTCCTCGCGCCAGTCGTGCAGCAGGTAGTAGCCGGACAGGCCCATGTAGCTGTTGAACGACTCCAGGCCGTGCTTGTGGTCGTGGTACCAGTACGTCGAGGCCTGCTGCGCGTTCGGGTAGAAGTACGTCCGGGTGTCGCCGGGCTGGATCTCGTCGCCCGGCAGGCCGTCGGAGCTGGACGGGACGTTCCCGCCGTGCAGGTGGACCGCGAGCTCCTTGTCCAGCTTGTTCTTCTGGATCACCTTGATCGGGCGGTTCTTCTCGACCTTGAACGTCGGGCCGGGGAACTGCCCGTTGTAGCCCCAGATCGGCGTCTTGGCGCCCGGCAGGATCTGCGCCAGGCCCTCCCGCATCGAGACCCCGTAGTAGTCGACGCCCCACTTGCGGTACTTGCGGACGAGCACCGGCGGAATCCGCAGCTTCTGCGCGAACAGCTCCACCGCGGGCGAGGCCTGTGCGGGCTTCGCGCCGAGTGCGCTGACGATGCGTTCGGCCGGCAGGATCGCCGCGGCACCGGCGAGACCGCCGAGCTTGACGAGGTTACGTCTGCTGATCATGAGTGTGACTCCATGCCTTTCCACGGCACGCCGAAGAACAGCGACGCGCCGAGAGTGATCGCGAAGGTGTAGCGGAGGGTCGCGAGTGCGACGCCCGCGAGATGAGCGCCGAGCTCGGTGGGGAGGACCCCGCCGTCGAGCCCGTTCTGTACGAGAGCGAAGGGAATGCTCGCGATGGCGGCGAGGGTGGCGGCCGCGACGGCGAAGCCGAGCCGCGCCTGCATGCTGTCGGCGTCGACGCCGTTACGGGAGGTGAGCTTGCGGACGAGCATCACGGCGAGCAGCAGGACCGCGAGCGTGAGGGGGACGGACAGGGTGGCGTCGCGGAGGAAGCTGCCTCCCGCGCTTTCCCCGTGGTGGGAGACGAGACCAGCGTGGCTGGCGAGGGCGGCCTTGGCCGCAGGGGTGAGATTCTCCAGCCTCGGTTCGGGAAGCCGGCCTAGGTGGCCCAGGTGCGAGCTTCCGTTGAGGTAGAAGTTGTGCACCGCCCAGCCGACCGCGTACGCGACGACGGCACCGAGCGCGCTGACGCGCAGGAACA is part of the Tenggerimyces flavus genome and encodes:
- a CDS encoding DUF3574 domain-containing protein, which translates into the protein MKNSTVKQSLLPLGLAVAGVASIVGLSAAAAPDAQPDAAPAAASSVSGTQHQPRPGDIFRRTELYFGSARPDNKPPVTDAQFDTFVDKYVTPRFPDGLTQLTGEGQFNGSTGPIEEKSFVVVLLYPLDDRGANKEIEAIRKDYKKAFQQESVLRADSLDRVSF
- a CDS encoding flavin monoamine oxidase family protein, translating into MNDSVDRRAFLQKLAVVGAAFPLASLANAPASAGTHKKRVVILGAGLAGLASAYNLMKRGYDVKVLEAQDRPGGRVYTRRDGLRRGGHAEMGAVRIFEVHEYTHKYVKEFGLPLREYDTGTRAFYLQGKRFLAPPAGKRWPITLGENEQPDPNGKVGDYLGSGFGKLGDIFDSAWPKKFPATKELDDTTFGGYAKSQGASDTWLDWFRADHGNILQVNALAGFAVESIANGEQLRSIDGGNDKLPYAFAKALGQRVKYRSVVKRIAQDAHGVTVSYEDRHGRRHELRADRMIVAMPFAPLRRVNIATPFSANKMAAIKKLRYYPAARAYFQTRKPFWRSDPLGALGGLQLVGTDTFAGRIWDTTSQQTDPHYGMVQSYMLGQDAVDFAAYGHRRIDAMRKQFRKALPGMDDQIVGVATHTWQEDKWAGGVTGWVQPGDLTWMWPAMRKVEGRVHFAGEHTSLWIAWMNGALESAERVVSEVLAADSKGA
- a CDS encoding multicopper oxidase domain-containing protein; protein product: MISRRNLVKLGGLAGAAAILPAERIVSALGAKPAQASPAVELFAQKLRIPPVLVRKYRKWGVDYYGVSMREGLAQILPGAKTPIWGYNGQFPGPTFKVEKNRPIKVIQKNKLDKELAVHLHGGNVPSSSDGLPGDEIQPGDTRTYFYPNAQQASTYWYHDHKHGLESFNSYMGLSGYYLLHDWREDRLDLPRGKYDVPLIIQDRFFNDDNSFRLPVPGEFAGDVTLVNGVAHPRFEVERRPYRFRLLNGSSMDGLVDLSLDNGAPLYVIGNDGGLLEKPVPVQHLPIAPSERYDVIVDFSKVALGAKIVLRNAVNFFGNRAEVMRFDVTKKAQGYVHPIPKKLVHLHRLDPKRASKHRTFDLRSNLEVGQMLINGKAFDPARIDIKPKLGATEIWTVRNTEAPELPIPHVFHTHLVQFHILDRDGKPPAAHEAGWKDSVTIEAGSSIRLIMRFGDFTGRYLYHCHLLGHADAGMMAQMEVVR